One window from the genome of Methanobacterium sp. encodes:
- a CDS encoding VWA domain-containing protein, with product MRLLKNLIFPFSAIVGQENIKKALILNAINPSIGGVLIKGDKGTGKTTAVRALADLLPSIKVVKGCPFNCDPDDEGSLCDACISEDMKVEEKKMRVVELPLGSTEDRVVGSINIEKALKEGTKALEPGILAEANRNILYIDEINLLDDNIVDVLLDAAAYGVNIVEREGISLSHPSKFILVGTMNPAEGELRPQLSDRIGLHIIVHSIMEIEDRIEIMARREEFERNPAGFVEKFKSEQNKILENILSARNLLEDVKVSSDIMKAIALVCVNIGVDGHRADIAILKTAKTIAAYNNRNEVNYDDLEEAMLLVLGERLPKSYGQDKIKEMLEKAVSDIEEEEKEKNDDKEDSSSEQEQNGNGDLNPDNGEDPQEENQLEEEQKTGSARTPIEQPDNQEEGKKGMMLKSLEEEENIVETDAEEIDIKKLLKMKGKTKNRLYGKRVDSKTQKGKYIKSKVPKKVSRDIAIDATLRAAAVKSEGSIKVENEHLREKVRKHGARASIALVVDISGSMFSDRKANKVKGILNQLIDDTARHKDKLSVVGFKGHDAEVIIPTTRRATSFKEHVDNIRVGGTTPLASGLKKGLELLKKEKFTNEYVPMMVILTDGMPNVGFKEGPTQDAVKIAESLKENDITTIVVNFEKTVKFGRDTNMELALASGGKYYDLENIKDPKIAVSKIVDHERSTL from the coding sequence GTGAGACTATTGAAAAACCTTATTTTTCCTTTTTCAGCAATTGTAGGTCAAGAAAACATTAAAAAAGCATTAATATTAAATGCAATAAATCCAAGTATTGGTGGAGTCCTTATTAAAGGAGACAAAGGAACAGGCAAAACCACAGCAGTAAGGGCGCTTGCTGACCTTTTACCATCTATAAAAGTTGTTAAAGGCTGTCCATTTAACTGTGATCCTGATGATGAAGGATCACTATGTGATGCATGTATATCTGAAGATATGAAGGTTGAAGAAAAAAAAATGAGAGTGGTGGAGCTTCCCCTGGGTTCAACTGAGGATCGTGTTGTTGGATCAATAAACATTGAAAAAGCTCTTAAAGAAGGTACAAAGGCCCTGGAACCAGGGATACTTGCAGAGGCCAATAGGAACATACTTTATATCGACGAAATAAACCTTCTGGATGATAACATTGTGGATGTTCTGCTGGATGCTGCTGCTTATGGTGTGAACATTGTAGAAAGAGAGGGAATTTCATTATCCCATCCATCCAAATTTATACTTGTTGGAACTATGAACCCTGCAGAAGGGGAGCTTAGACCTCAGCTTTCGGATCGGATTGGTCTTCATATCATAGTGCATAGTATCATGGAAATTGAAGACCGTATAGAAATAATGGCACGTAGAGAAGAGTTTGAAAGGAATCCTGCAGGATTTGTAGAGAAATTTAAATCTGAACAAAATAAAATACTGGAAAATATTTTAAGTGCCAGAAATCTGCTTGAAGATGTAAAAGTATCTTCAGACATTATGAAAGCCATAGCGCTGGTCTGTGTTAATATAGGGGTCGACGGACATCGGGCAGACATTGCTATTTTAAAAACCGCTAAAACCATTGCAGCTTACAATAATCGTAATGAAGTCAATTATGATGATTTAGAGGAAGCAATGCTACTTGTCCTTGGAGAAAGACTTCCAAAATCATATGGTCAGGACAAAATCAAAGAAATGCTGGAAAAAGCGGTTTCAGATATTGAGGAAGAAGAAAAGGAAAAAAATGATGATAAGGAAGATTCATCATCTGAACAAGAACAAAATGGTAATGGTGATTTGAATCCAGATAACGGAGAGGACCCTCAAGAAGAAAATCAACTTGAGGAAGAACAAAAGACTGGAAGCGCTCGAACTCCTATTGAACAGCCCGATAATCAGGAAGAAGGGAAAAAAGGGATGATGCTTAAAAGCCTTGAAGAAGAGGAAAACATCGTAGAAACCGATGCAGAGGAGATTGATATAAAAAAGCTCCTTAAAATGAAAGGCAAAACTAAAAACAGATTATATGGAAAAAGAGTTGATTCTAAGACCCAAAAAGGCAAGTACATAAAAAGTAAGGTTCCTAAAAAGGTTTCTCGTGATATAGCAATAGATGCAACATTAAGGGCTGCGGCAGTTAAATCAGAGGGCAGTATAAAAGTTGAAAATGAACATCTGCGCGAAAAAGTAAGAAAACATGGTGCAAGAGCATCAATAGCTCTTGTAGTAGATATAAGCGGATCCATGTTCTCTGATCGAAAAGCAAATAAAGTTAAAGGCATTTTAAATCAGTTAATTGATGATACCGCAAGACATAAAGATAAGTTAAGTGTTGTTGGGTTTAAAGGCCACGATGCAGAGGTTATAATTCCAACAACCAGACGGGCAACATCATTCAAAGAACATGTGGACAATATTAGGGTTGGAGGTACAACTCCCCTGGCATCTGGGCTTAAAAAAGGACTTGAATTACTGAAAAAAGAGAAATTCACCAATGAATATGTTCCTATGATGGTGATTTTAACAGATGGTATGCCTAATGTGGGATTCAAAGAAGGACCTACCCAGGATGCTGTTAAGATTGCAGAAAGCCTGAAAGAAAATGATATAACAACAATAGTTGTAAATTTTGAAAAAACCGTAAAATTTGGTAGGGATACCAATATGGAGTTAGCCTTAGCTTCAGGTGGAAAATATTATGATTTAGAGAATATTAAGGATCCTAAAATTGCAGTATCAAAAATAGTTGATCATGAGCGATCTACACTTTAA
- a CDS encoding CPBP family intramembrane metalloprotease, which translates to MEIFKNSYNYKSFLKLLAKIIVVLTAIQLLRVFVMDGLWYLLKPGQDILLFQILNGISFLIVGLLLLGIFRPSLRDLSLNLDDVNKKTMLIYFTGLVALPIFIFLPIIMGAKFDVLIISLIFGIVVPAFEELLFRGYLWNNVQNSLKTKNSCIITWIIITLSFGLWHIGYMDVFLIHPKEFTLMPLIISKIMIGLLLGTIVGYIRLKTGKVYGSFLFHGFWNVFAP; encoded by the coding sequence ATGGAAATTTTCAAGAACTCATACAATTATAAATCATTTTTAAAACTTTTAGCTAAAATAATAGTTGTATTAACAGCCATACAGCTTTTGAGAGTGTTTGTAATGGATGGATTATGGTACTTACTTAAACCGGGACAAGATATTCTATTATTTCAGATTTTAAATGGAATATCATTTTTAATAGTTGGATTATTGCTTTTAGGAATATTTAGACCATCATTAAGAGATTTAAGCTTAAATTTAGATGATGTTAACAAGAAAACAATGCTAATATACTTTACAGGGTTAGTAGCACTTCCCATTTTTATATTTTTGCCAATTATTATGGGTGCTAAATTTGATGTTCTTATTATAAGTTTGATATTTGGAATTGTTGTACCTGCATTTGAAGAGCTTTTATTTAGAGGATATCTATGGAATAATGTTCAAAATTCCCTAAAAACAAAAAATTCATGTATAATTACATGGATTATCATCACATTATCCTTTGGACTATGGCATATTGGTTATATGGATGTATTTTTGATTCACCCAAAAGAATTCACTTTAATGCCCCTAATTATAAGTAAAATAATGATCGGATTGTTATTAGGCACTATTGTAGGGTATATACGTTTAAAAACGGGTAAAGTTTACGGATCATTTCTCTTCCATGGTTTCTGGAATGTTTTTGCACCATAA
- a CDS encoding NifB/NifX family molybdenum-iron cluster-binding protein: MKIAVATSNDKDVEHFGKAQEFMIYEFDEEKVDFIEKRESPKIKGEKHQWKKSLNVIEDCEVVICAQAGLKGKFGLKNAGIKLVEDQGSVDEVIERYVNHYKFMKKPLF, from the coding sequence ATGAAAATAGCTGTTGCAACATCCAATGATAAAGATGTCGAACATTTTGGGAAAGCGCAGGAATTCATGATCTATGAATTTGATGAAGAAAAAGTTGATTTTATTGAAAAAAGGGAATCACCTAAAATTAAGGGTGAAAAACATCAATGGAAAAAATCTCTAAATGTTATAGAAGACTGTGAAGTTGTTATATGTGCTCAAGCAGGGTTGAAAGGTAAATTTGGTCTTAAAAATGCAGGGATTAAACTTGTTGAAGATCAAGGAAGTGTGGATGAAGTTATAGAAAGATATGTCAATCATTACAAGTTTATGAAAAAACCTCTATTTTGA
- a CDS encoding DUF2178 domain-containing protein, with amino-acid sequence MKNYKILRVIIAIFVGIVVGLSVTMGEIIPAILAIVIGAMASYIYKKNTDETLEDERIIKISEKASRMAMVLFSISIAIIGLFFITLRNEYPDFTQAGYTLSYASVALLTLYYIFYGYYNKKYGY; translated from the coding sequence ATGAAAAACTATAAGATTTTAAGAGTAATTATCGCTATATTTGTTGGAATAGTAGTAGGATTATCTGTTACAATGGGAGAAATAATTCCCGCTATCTTAGCTATTGTAATTGGCGCTATGGCCTCCTATATTTATAAAAAGAATACTGATGAAACTTTAGAAGATGAAAGAATAATTAAAATAAGTGAAAAAGCATCTCGAATGGCAATGGTGCTTTTTTCTATCTCTATAGCCATTATAGGATTATTTTTCATTACACTACGAAATGAATATCCAGATTTTACCCAGGCTGGTTATACTCTTTCCTATGCATCTGTTGCCTTGTTGACCTTATATTACATCTTCTATGGATATTACAATAAAAAATATGGTTATTGA
- a CDS encoding acyltransferase family protein, protein MRKYYLDNLRWLIILILFPYHTLLLYTPLGSYIINAGNYLFANIFILSFSIWFMQLLFAIAGIATFYSLKKRTPKLYIKERVSKLLIPMISGVVFVVSVSVYFGFLYNGYTAGFLTMWWNFITNWFTYFAEGIGLGPLWFLLYLFIISLVALPIIMKYKNGEWRIPLEKVTVPKLLLLFIPLAIGNFFLNFYPEKSLVQFFLLFLFGYFFLSDDGIQEKLEDKRWPLFISFIGLMSIYLSFYIMNSAGGSAAPTASNVSLVSILIPSLFTNFILWIGILGIMGMGKHYLEFKNSITLYLSAASFPIYIFHIAWINILAYYIIGFIPNMIVLQIILIMGISFVLTILTIEIVRRIKVIRSIFGIKG, encoded by the coding sequence ATGAGAAAGTATTATTTGGATAATTTACGTTGGTTAATAATTTTGATTCTATTCCCGTATCACACATTATTATTGTATACTCCACTAGGTTCATACATCATAAATGCTGGTAATTATCTTTTTGCCAATATCTTTATTTTATCGTTTTCTATTTGGTTTATGCAACTGTTATTTGCGATAGCAGGAATTGCTACATTTTATTCATTAAAAAAAAGGACTCCCAAGTTATATATTAAAGAAAGAGTATCAAAACTCCTAATTCCAATGATTTCGGGTGTTGTTTTTGTAGTATCAGTCTCAGTATATTTTGGTTTTCTTTATAATGGTTATACAGCAGGATTCCTTACAATGTGGTGGAACTTTATTACCAACTGGTTTACTTATTTTGCAGAAGGTATAGGTCTTGGTCCATTGTGGTTTTTATTGTACCTTTTTATAATTTCTCTTGTTGCACTTCCAATTATTATGAAATATAAAAATGGAGAATGGAGAATTCCACTGGAAAAAGTAACAGTACCTAAATTGTTATTACTCTTTATACCATTAGCTATTGGAAATTTTTTCCTGAATTTTTATCCTGAAAAAAGCTTGGTTCAGTTTTTCCTGTTATTTTTATTTGGATACTTCTTCCTATCTGATGATGGTATTCAGGAAAAGCTGGAAGATAAAAGATGGCCTTTATTCATATCATTTATTGGTTTAATGAGCATATATCTATCTTTTTATATAATGAATTCAGCAGGAGGATCTGCAGCACCTACAGCGAGCAATGTAAGTTTAGTTTCAATTTTAATCCCATCATTGTTTACTAACTTTATTTTATGGATTGGAATATTGGGTATAATGGGAATGGGTAAGCATTATTTGGAATTTAAAAATTCAATCACTCTATATCTTTCAGCAGCATCATTCCCCATATATATTTTCCATATTGCATGGATTAATATCCTGGCATATTACATTATTGGGTTTATACCAAATATGATAGTTCTACAAATAATTCTAATTATGGGGATAAGTTTTGTACTAACAATTCTTACAATTGAAATTGTAAGAAGAATAAAGGTAATTCGATCCATTTTTGGTATCAAAGGCTGA
- a CDS encoding helix-turn-helix transcriptional regulator translates to MKNNLKVYRAMQNLTQEDLAKILGVTRQTIIAIEKDKYDPSLVLAFKIAEFFNVQIEDIFIYKEDQE, encoded by the coding sequence ATGAAAAATAATCTCAAGGTATATCGAGCCATGCAAAACTTAACTCAAGAAGATCTTGCTAAAATACTTGGAGTCACCAGACAAACTATTATCGCAATAGAAAAAGACAAATATGACCCGTCTTTAGTTCTGGCATTTAAAATAGCAGAATTTTTCAATGTACAAATAGAAGACATTTTCATTTACAAAGAAGACCAAGAATGA
- a CDS encoding flavodoxin family protein produces MKKVIMLSASPRPSGNTYQVLEECAKIIEDEGLEVEIIPFVGKNIRSCIACGRCGELGECSQKDGLNEIISKIREADGFIVGSPVYFGTARGDIMSALQRIGMVSRASDNFLSWKVGGPIAVARRGGHTATIQEMLMFFFINDMIVPGSTYWNMVFGHSPGQVQDDDEGMETIRRFGYNVATLIKKISE; encoded by the coding sequence ATGAAAAAAGTTATCATGCTATCTGCAAGCCCAAGACCAAGTGGAAATACTTACCAGGTCCTTGAAGAATGCGCAAAAATCATAGAAGATGAAGGATTAGAAGTAGAAATAATCCCATTTGTGGGAAAAAACATCAGATCATGTATTGCATGTGGAAGATGTGGAGAATTGGGTGAATGCTCCCAAAAAGATGGATTAAATGAGATCATATCAAAAATTAGAGAAGCTGATGGATTCATTGTAGGATCACCAGTCTACTTTGGAACAGCACGTGGAGATATAATGTCTGCATTACAGAGGATAGGGATGGTATCAAGAGCTTCTGATAATTTCTTATCATGGAAAGTTGGGGGTCCTATTGCCGTTGCAAGAAGAGGAGGACATACAGCTACAATTCAGGAGATGTTGATGTTCTTCTTTATTAACGATATGATTGTTCCGGGCTCAACTTACTGGAATATGGTCTTTGGACATTCACCAGGACAGGTACAGGATGATGATGAGGGAATGGAGACTATCAGGCGCTTCGGCTACAATGTAGCAACTTTAATTAAGAAAATAAGCGAATAA
- a CDS encoding DUF116 domain-containing protein: MLIYDFYQIFGQIVFIAGISILILLSVTLILGRMLIRQERLIFPRLLLFTIDVFYGLFKKFAGNVGVDEKIVDQIGVEVRNKVNEKSFDKIDDKDKVLILPHCLRSPKCEAKLDSTGLHCTDCNRCVIGVLKNKAEYKGYNVFIIPGSTFLKKIVKENEFKAVLGVACYQDLNLAMMKLSKFHCQGVPLLKDGCVCTKVDTKAVLDKMGIETSQNIKIPQSNVSCAKERSNRKLL; this comes from the coding sequence ATGCTGATCTATGATTTTTATCAGATTTTTGGACAGATAGTGTTCATTGCAGGTATTTCGATTTTAATACTGCTATCAGTGACGCTTATTCTTGGAAGAATGCTTATAAGGCAGGAAAGGCTTATTTTTCCCAGACTTCTTCTATTTACAATAGATGTGTTTTATGGATTATTCAAAAAATTTGCCGGAAATGTAGGGGTTGATGAAAAAATTGTAGATCAAATTGGCGTTGAAGTTAGAAATAAAGTCAATGAAAAATCTTTTGATAAAATAGATGATAAAGATAAAGTTTTAATCCTTCCGCACTGCCTGAGAAGTCCAAAATGCGAAGCAAAGCTGGATTCTACTGGTCTTCATTGTACTGACTGCAATCGATGCGTAATAGGCGTTTTAAAGAATAAAGCAGAGTACAAAGGTTATAATGTATTTATCATTCCGGGATCAACATTTTTAAAGAAAATTGTCAAAGAAAATGAGTTTAAAGCAGTTTTGGGCGTAGCCTGTTACCAGGATCTGAATCTGGCAATGATGAAACTTTCAAAATTCCACTGTCAGGGAGTACCACTCTTAAAGGATGGTTGTGTCTGTACAAAGGTTGATACAAAAGCTGTTCTTGATAAAATGGGTATTGAAACTTCACAGAACATTAAAATCCCTCAGAGCAATGTTTCATGTGCTAAAGAACGTTCTAATCGTAAATTACTTTAA
- a CDS encoding DUF2178 domain-containing protein, which yields MNPNSGTVMKILSIFESGLFIKILSVFITGLWLAGLILGNIYVIILAIILLSAEGVVLYINRDNLEEIFRGDSTVIVEDERTQLINEKASTMTLGILIAVMIYAGIIIVALRNVYPQFLQAGYTLFVLAFFCFVLYFVSRSYYSRKY from the coding sequence ATGAATCCAAATTCGGGAACAGTAATGAAAATACTATCAATATTTGAGTCAGGTTTATTTATAAAGATTCTATCTGTCTTTATTACTGGTTTATGGCTTGCAGGATTGATATTAGGGAATATTTATGTTATAATACTCGCCATTATACTTTTGAGTGCAGAGGGAGTTGTTTTATACATAAATAGAGATAATTTAGAAGAAATATTTAGAGGAGATAGTACTGTTATTGTTGAAGATGAAAGAACTCAATTAATTAACGAAAAAGCCTCTACAATGACTTTAGGAATTCTTATAGCTGTTATGATCTATGCAGGGATAATTATAGTTGCTTTAAGGAACGTTTATCCCCAATTTTTACAGGCAGGATATACTCTATTTGTACTGGCATTTTTCTGCTTTGTACTATACTTTGTATCTAGATCATATTACAGTAGAAAATATTAA
- a CDS encoding PAS domain S-box protein gives MPTKIMIVEDEAITAADIKSTLKSMGFEVVSTAFEGKEAIQKAKELKPDLILMDIFLRGELDGIEAARKIMTFSDIPIIYLTALSDKKTLKRAKLTKPYGFLTKPFSQDVIVNTIETALYKHELDKKLKESEEKFQLMYQDAPLPYQSLDESGFITEVNQAWLDTLGYSRDEVIGKWFVDFLKTNNAEKFLENFPKFKAKGEICNIEFEMKHKNGSIIIAEFNGKISHDERGNFQRTHCIFQDITKQKEAEKKIKESNERYRQFFNNPLLGFALCKIFTDENGEPVDFVYLEVNNAFENLTGLKRKEVLNKKVTDVLVPEEVADIIKIYGKVALTGESTIFEYPIPSLDKYFEISAFSPRNKHFIAFFTDITKRKKVEEELKKSRDNFEEQVKARTLDLQIERDKLNTILNTTKNRICVVNSNYELDYINPAMEKDFGINKGQNCYEYFYNKTDICAGCKIQKAFEGNVVEWKQHLLRLDKVYDVLAAPILNTNGSNSVLVILNDITKHEKTKEQLKEAVQELKHSNEELQSFAYITSHDLQEPLRTMASYAGLLKQRYEGKFDKDADDFLDYMIKGASRMKEMIQGLLDYSRLGTQGREFRKFSSEEALNNALSNLHPPIEECHAEITHDKLPLIIADPDQITCVFENLIGNALKFRREGKKPKIHISARKIDDEFIFSVHDNGIGIEEQYIDKIFEIFKRLHAIDEYKGAGIGLAIVKRIIARHGGRVWVESDLSKGSTFYFTIPVELIEKEDRIT, from the coding sequence ATGCCCACTAAAATTATGATTGTTGAAGATGAAGCTATTACAGCAGCAGATATTAAAAGTACATTGAAAAGCATGGGTTTTGAAGTAGTTTCAACTGCTTTTGAAGGAAAAGAAGCTATTCAAAAAGCAAAAGAACTTAAACCAGACTTAATACTTATGGATATATTTCTTAGAGGAGAATTAGATGGTATTGAAGCTGCCCGTAAAATAATGACTTTTTCTGATATTCCTATTATTTATTTAACCGCTCTTTCCGATAAAAAAACCTTAAAAAGAGCTAAACTAACAAAACCATATGGATTTCTCACCAAACCCTTTAGTCAGGATGTAATTGTAAACACAATAGAAACCGCTCTTTATAAGCACGAACTTGATAAAAAATTAAAAGAAAGTGAAGAAAAGTTTCAGTTAATGTATCAGGATGCTCCATTGCCATATCAATCTTTAGATGAATCAGGATTTATCACTGAAGTTAATCAAGCATGGCTTGATACTCTGGGATATTCAAGAGATGAAGTTATTGGAAAATGGTTTGTTGATTTCTTAAAAACTAATAATGCTGAAAAATTTCTGGAAAATTTTCCAAAATTTAAAGCTAAAGGAGAAATTTGTAATATAGAATTTGAAATGAAACACAAAAATGGCTCTATTATAATTGCAGAATTTAATGGTAAAATAAGTCACGACGAAAGGGGCAATTTTCAAAGAACCCACTGTATATTTCAGGATATTACAAAGCAGAAAGAAGCAGAAAAAAAAATTAAAGAGAGCAACGAACGTTATAGGCAGTTTTTCAATAATCCCCTCCTGGGTTTTGCCCTATGCAAAATATTCACTGATGAAAATGGAGAACCAGTGGATTTTGTTTACTTGGAAGTTAATAACGCATTTGAAAATTTAACAGGGCTTAAAAGAAAGGAAGTTTTAAATAAAAAAGTCACAGATGTCCTTGTCCCTGAAGAAGTTGCTGATATAATTAAAATTTATGGAAAAGTGGCTCTAACCGGTGAATCAACTATTTTTGAATATCCCATACCTTCTTTAGACAAATATTTTGAAATCTCTGCCTTTTCACCCAGAAATAAACATTTTATAGCATTTTTCACGGATATTACTAAACGTAAAAAAGTTGAAGAGGAATTAAAAAAATCTCGAGATAATTTTGAAGAACAAGTCAAAGCACGTACATTAGATCTTCAAATTGAAAGAGATAAGCTAAATACTATTCTTAACACCACGAAAAATAGGATATGTGTTGTAAATAGTAATTATGAATTGGACTATATTAATCCTGCAATGGAAAAAGATTTTGGAATAAATAAAGGACAGAATTGTTATGAATATTTTTATAATAAGACTGATATCTGCGCGGGATGCAAAATTCAAAAAGCTTTTGAAGGCAACGTCGTCGAATGGAAACAGCATTTATTAAGGTTAGACAAAGTTTATGATGTATTGGCTGCACCTATACTTAACACTAATGGCTCTAATTCTGTATTGGTGATATTAAATGATATTACAAAGCATGAAAAGACTAAAGAACAATTAAAAGAAGCTGTACAAGAATTAAAGCATTCTAATGAGGAACTGCAGAGTTTTGCCTATATTACAAGTCATGATTTACAGGAACCATTAAGAACTATGGCCAGTTATGCGGGTCTCCTGAAACAGCGCTATGAAGGTAAATTTGATAAGGATGCTGATGATTTCCTTGATTATATGATTAAAGGTGCTTCAAGAATGAAAGAAATGATTCAGGGACTGCTTGATTATTCTCGTTTAGGAACACAGGGAAGAGAATTCAGGAAATTTAGCAGTGAAGAGGCACTTAATAATGCTTTATCTAATCTTCATCCTCCAATTGAAGAGTGTCACGCCGAAATAACTCACGATAAACTTCCATTAATAATAGCAGATCCTGACCAGATTACATGCGTATTTGAGAACCTCATTGGTAATGCATTGAAATTCCGAAGGGAAGGAAAAAAACCTAAAATTCATATTTCAGCAAGAAAAATAGATGATGAATTCATTTTTAGTGTTCATGATAATGGAATAGGAATAGAAGAACAATATATAGACAAAATCTTTGAAATATTTAAACGATTACATGCTATTGATGAGTATAAAGGTGCTGGAATTGGACTTGCAATCGTTAAAAGGATTATAGCTCGTCATGGTGGTAGGGTATGGGTTGAATCAGATTTAAGTAAAGGTTCTACTTTTTATTTTACTATTCCAGTTGAACTTATTGAAAAAGAGGATAGAATTACATAA